The sequence below is a genomic window from Haladaptatus sp. R4.
CGAACCACCCGTACACCTCGGTGCTGCGCTGGGCGACGCCGGATTTGGGCATGGACATGTCGGTGACGGGCGACTTCCCGATGCGGAAAATCGACATTCCGGACCCGGTGAACCCGCCGAGCGGGTGCCGGTTCCACACGCGGTGCCCGGAAGCGCGTGAGGTGTGCACGCGTGAGACGCCAGAA
It includes:
- a CDS encoding oligopeptide/dipeptide ABC transporter ATP-binding protein, with translation NHPYTSVLRWATPDLGMDMSVTGDFPMRKIDIPDPVNPPSGCRFHTRCPEAREVCTRETPEPMDVGDASVCACFRVEENHEYWNSPPIEDPQEGDIDVDGSQGTSNAD